In Segatella copri, the DNA window AAAATCCGTCTGGGCGATCTTGGTGATTTCTCTCTCCTTCTCACCTCAAAGGGTGCCGAGGATGCCGACAAGTTCACCTCGCAGAACATCACCGGCGTGAAGGTTCAGTGGGAGCCTGGTCAGGAGTTCAAGAACCTTCGCGATGACGCCGAGTTTAACCTCGTAGCCAGCCGCAGTGCTCAGGCAGCCGTTATCAAGGCGATTAAGGAGGGTAAGACCAACGTTGACCTCAACGCGCCAACTACTCCGGATAATACGCCAGGCGGTTCTACCCCAGGTGGTTCAAACACCGGTCAGACCGGCAGCGATGGTCAAGGCTCTGAATCAGGCGGCGGTACTACCGGCAAGGACGATACTGGCGACGGCCTTGAATAGCCCAAGGATAGACTGGCTAGGGTGCTAGCCCCTAGCCCAGCCTATCCGCCCACAAAAAGTAAACATGAAACACTAAACATTAAACACTAAAAAAGATGAAAGCGAACACTTGGAAAACAATTCTTCAGATAGCCATCAGCATACTGACCGCTATCGCTACTACGCTCGGAGTTACGAGCTGCATGGGATAAAGAACATGGAGTCCACCTTTTATAATAAGCAGACTCATCCATAAAAATGAAAATCGACCGCTCACCTCAGAGATATTCCCCGAGGAGAGCGGTCTTTTTCGTTTCTGCCGAGAATTGTATCACCAGCTTCTTCATAACCATTTACACCAACAGCTAAAACTTCCTTATAAGACTCTGCATAGTTAAGTATGGCAGATGTTTACAACTATCCATTTACCACTTTTTCTACCGCCTTCACGTTTCAAGATTCCCTTGGCTTGAAGAGCAGCAATATCTCTTTCAATAGTACGTGTCGTTACAGTTTTCTTTCCCGACATTCTCTGCGCCAATTCCGGAATCGTTATTTCCGGATGAAGTTTAACAACTGAAATGATATTCTGCTGACGTTCAGAAAGTTCAATCAGTTTTTCTTTCCCGACATTTTTTAAGTTTTTCCCGACATTTATCACGACATCATCATCCATAGATCTTTCATACTGTTCTATCTCAGCCTTAAGATTTTTGATATGTTCTTGAAGCATGAAAGACTGGAATGGTAACATCGACTCTTCTTCTCGAGATGCATTAAGAGCTTCAATATAAGCTGCCTTATCATCAGTCATTACCTTTGTCGGAACAAGATTAAATTCAAACTGAAGGTGGTTCATGATGAGACGCGACATTCTGCCATTTCCATTTTCCAATACCTAAATCCGGTCATTTTCGGTCACGGTCATTAAGGTCATTAAGGATTTCAGATTATCAAAATAGCCCTCTATCTTATAAAATAAGGTTAAATCAAGTTCGTGCAGCGAACAAAATCCATCCATAAAATCACTTTTCTGAATATTTTTTGTATTTTTGCAGAAATAAAATGCGCCAACATGGGGTTTGAGCATGGCTTATCTCCCTAGATTACAGGCGCATCATTATCAAATGATTAGAGCATGAAGAAGATATTATTCCTACACGGATTCTTCGCCACGGGCAGCTGTCCGATGGCGAGGGCCTTGAAAGAGGCGTTTGAGGGGACGGCGGTGGTGTTGACTCCCGACCTCCCTTTACACCCCAAGGAGGCACTGAAGGAGATTCGCTCCATCATCGACCGGGAACAGCCCGACTTGCTTCTGGGCAACAGTTGCGGCTCTTTCCTCGCCCAGATGCTGGCTCCGGTGGTGGGCATTCCTGCCC includes these proteins:
- a CDS encoding DNA-binding protein, with the protein product MINYSIVMRSVNANLLEINQAKSRINQAKKEGTTPDPKDLELVKTEKQNAFAISQYTDIMTIEKFAKHITSHGSVYSRADISAILYIAVDCMREMLLEGKKIRLGDLGDFSLLLTSKGAEDADKFTSQNITGVKVQWEPGQEFKNLRDDAEFNLVASRSAQAAVIKAIKEGKTNVDLNAPTTPDNTPGGSTPGGSNTGQTGSDGQGSESGGGTTGKDDTGDGLE
- a CDS encoding smalltalk protein; the protein is MKANTWKTILQIAISILTAIATTLGVTSCMG
- a CDS encoding HTH domain-containing protein, yielding MTDDKAAYIEALNASREEESMLPFQSFMLQEHIKNLKAEIEQYERSMDDDVVINVGKNLKNVGKEKLIELSERQQNIISVVKLHPEITIPELAQRMSGKKTVTTRTIERDIAALQAKGILKREGGRKSGKWIVVNICHT